A stretch of the Geovibrio thiophilus genome encodes the following:
- a CDS encoding SpoIIE family protein phosphatase, with protein sequence MEFNQEILNYMNEIVMVVNDRYEIMFCSTPMKNLTGKPADRLIGKKCHLVIFNRLEPCPNCQLEILKNGKMAVDIEHDTITHRGFRKLLSSKFQKLSDGMYAEIMDDITSTKKLIDKLTHHTKELKASNVILNLRRKETEKEHKFIMNTVNSLNEGVMVVNPDLSVNIANQNLIEMSRQRDTDSRPEKCYEMYGYTEQCRDCPMLDKKITRSFREAFGKKLTVNFNRFDQYIVESIRDTTKELKLIDEIKSQQAILEEKQRQMSLLNKDLLRMNERLKEAQRIIDEELRQVGEIQASLLPEVLPAIKGYDFGAFYTPAEHAGGDYYDCIEMSNGYWGLGVADVSGHGIPASVIMAITRAIMRSYTYDIVASSEALAMVNEILCDNIHTNDFVTMFYVVLDSKSGKCNFASAGHNPMLFYDKSEMLVRKVTAQGLFLGAFDSVEYDQGGFEIDSGDIVFMYTDGLNEAMNAQREQYGYDRLISKIMMFSELPVSEMIINIMDDVKLFADGMPFEDDITILAFKKI encoded by the coding sequence ATGGAGTTTAATCAGGAAATTCTCAACTACATGAACGAAATAGTCATGGTAGTTAATGACAGGTATGAAATCATGTTCTGCAGCACCCCCATGAAGAATTTAACGGGGAAGCCTGCTGACAGGCTGATAGGCAAGAAATGCCACCTTGTCATATTCAACAGGCTGGAGCCCTGCCCCAACTGTCAGCTTGAGATTCTGAAAAACGGCAAAATGGCTGTGGACATAGAGCATGACACCATAACGCACAGGGGCTTCCGCAAGCTGCTTTCCTCCAAATTCCAGAAGCTCTCGGACGGTATGTACGCCGAGATCATGGATGACATCACAAGCACAAAAAAGCTTATAGACAAGCTTACACACCATACAAAGGAGCTTAAGGCGTCCAACGTGATCCTGAATCTTCGCCGCAAGGAGACGGAGAAGGAACACAAATTCATAATGAACACTGTCAACTCCCTTAATGAAGGCGTTATGGTGGTAAACCCCGATCTCTCAGTTAACATTGCCAACCAGAATCTGATCGAAATGTCCAGACAGAGGGACACGGACAGCAGACCCGAAAAATGCTACGAGATGTACGGCTACACAGAGCAGTGCAGGGACTGCCCCATGCTGGACAAAAAAATCACCCGCTCATTCAGGGAAGCCTTCGGAAAAAAGCTCACTGTGAACTTCAACCGTTTTGATCAGTACATTGTAGAGAGCATAAGAGACACAACAAAAGAGCTTAAGCTCATTGATGAGATAAAGAGCCAGCAGGCAATCCTTGAGGAGAAGCAGAGGCAGATGTCGCTTCTGAACAAGGATCTTCTTCGTATGAACGAAAGGCTCAAGGAAGCACAGAGAATAATCGATGAGGAACTCAGGCAGGTGGGCGAGATACAGGCGAGCCTTCTTCCCGAGGTTCTGCCAGCCATAAAAGGTTATGATTTCGGTGCTTTTTACACCCCTGCCGAGCATGCCGGCGGCGATTATTACGACTGTATAGAGATGAGCAACGGTTACTGGGGTCTGGGTGTTGCGGATGTTTCCGGGCACGGAATCCCCGCATCTGTTATAATGGCTATAACAAGAGCTATAATGAGGTCGTACACCTACGACATAGTGGCTTCTTCCGAAGCGCTTGCGATGGTGAACGAAATCCTCTGCGACAATATACACACAAATGACTTCGTTACTATGTTTTATGTGGTGCTGGACTCAAAGTCCGGCAAATGCAATTTCGCCAGTGCGGGACACAACCCCATGCTGTTTTATGACAAATCTGAGATGCTTGTCCGCAAAGTTACGGCGCAGGGGCTTTTCCTAGGCGCTTTTGACAGTGTGGAGTACGATCAGGGCGGATTTGAGATAGACTCAGGCGATATTGTGTTCATGTACACAGACGGACTGAACGAAGCCATGAATGCGCAAAGGGAACAGTACGGCTATGACAGGCTGATTTCAAAAATAATGATGTTCAGCGAACTGCCCGTGAGCGAGATGATTATAAACATTATGGATGATGTTAAACTCTTCGCCGACGGAATGCCGTTCGAGGACGATATAACCATACTGGCATTCAAAAAGATTTAG
- a CDS encoding OmpA family protein: MQTTVRFFMKILLPILIISVLSGGAEKAAADGRKLFLIHITREGSSAVTTMHVRAEDIEEARSQIVLNGWKLIRIEEKELPEPSADHKFRYTGDNSKFPAGTVRDKTLTAQTLPVQQADSLGSSLPAGSPALLIDDNYTYIGTLYFSIGEFQAEVPAELGAKISSLSNSGEYLILGHTDTLRVMDNNRFDSNFDLARKRAEYLKSVLVSDGISSVNIAANGMGTLMPAAENMRDGQPMNRRADLYERR; this comes from the coding sequence ATGCAAACTACCGTCCGCTTCTTTATGAAAATCCTCCTGCCGATTCTAATTATATCCGTTTTATCTGGTGGCGCTGAGAAAGCCGCCGCCGACGGGCGCAAGCTTTTCCTCATTCACATAACCCGGGAAGGGAGTTCGGCTGTTACCACAATGCACGTCCGTGCGGAGGATATAGAAGAGGCTCGCAGCCAGATCGTTCTCAACGGCTGGAAGCTGATCAGGATAGAGGAAAAAGAGCTCCCCGAGCCCTCCGCAGATCATAAATTCCGCTACACGGGAGACAACAGTAAATTCCCGGCAGGAACCGTGCGTGATAAAACATTAACAGCACAAACCCTGCCGGTACAGCAGGCTGATTCTCTCGGTTCTTCTCTGCCCGCAGGTTCGCCTGCGCTTCTCATTGATGATAACTACACTTATATAGGCACATTGTATTTCAGCATAGGCGAGTTTCAGGCGGAGGTTCCGGCTGAGCTCGGCGCAAAAATTTCATCTCTCAGCAATTCCGGTGAATACCTTATTCTGGGGCACACAGACACCCTGCGGGTCATGGATAACAACCGTTTTGACAGCAACTTCGACCTTGCCCGCAAAAGGGCGGAATACCTTAAATCTGTTCTGGTCTCAGACGGAATCTCTTCCGTTAACATAGCCGCTAACGGGATGGGCACGCTCATGCCCGCTGCGGAAAATATGAGAGACGGTCAGCCCATGAACAGGAGAGCGGATCTTTATGAGCGAAGATGA